The region CCGGCAGAGACGGACTTGGTGGCGCTGTGATGGCGAGCGATAGCTTTAACGACGAAAATAAATCACTTCGCCCAACGGTGCAAGTAGGCGACCCATTTGCTGAGAAACTGCTCATGGAGGCGTGCTTGGAGCTCTTTAAAAAAGACTACATCATCGGCATCCAAGATATGGGCGCAGCAGGACTTACAAGCTCTAGCTTTGAGATGGCTGGCAGAAGTGGCAGCGGTATGAAGATGTATTTAGAGCGCGTACCGATGCGCGAAGTTGGCATGACGCCTTATGAGCTAATGCTAAGCGAGTCTCAAGAGCGTATGCTAATATGCGCAAAAAAAGGCTATGAGCAAAAGGTACTTGAAATTTTTAGAAAGTGGGACCTTGACGCTGAGATCATCGGTGAGGTCACAAGTAGCGGTGTGATGCAGCTTTACTGGCACGGCGAGCTTGCAGGTGAAATCCCTATTGGCCCACTTAGCGAGGCAGCTCCGGTGCTTGATCGTCCAGTCGCACGTCCAAAATACCTTGATGAGATAGCAAATTTAAAAATTCAAAACAATGTCGATAACAAAACTGCATTTTTCAAGCTTTTAAAAGAGCCTGAAGTGCTAAATAAAAGCTTCATCTACGATCAATATGACGCAAATATCCAGACAAATACGATAAAACAGCCAGGTCACTTAGGCGCTGCAAGTATCAGAGTAAAAGGCACTAAAAAGGCCGTCTCTATGGCTGCTCAGTGCGATCCAAGAGCAAATTTCGTTGATCCAAAAATAGGCGCTGCAAGAGCTGTCGCTGCAGCTGGTAGAAAGGTAGCGATGAGCGGCGCTGTGCCACTTGCGATAACTGACTGCCTAAACTACGGCAACCCGCAAAATCCAGAGGTTATGTGGCAGTTTAAAGAGGGATGTGAAGGCATAAAAGAGGCTTGCCGTGAGCTAAATACGCCAGTTGTTAGTGGCAATGTGAGCCTTTATAACGACACTGACGGCGTAAGCGTCTATCCAACTCCAGCCATCGTCACGGTTGGTGTAAATGAAGATGCAAATTTAAACCTAAAAAGCACATTTTTAAGCGAGGGCAGGGCGATTTACTTGCTTGGCGAGACAAGCGGTGAATTTGCAGCTTCGCTTTACGCAAAGGCTCTATTTAACGTGGTTGGCGGCAAGCTAAAAGAGGTTGATTATAAAGCTGAGCGAGCCCTTTGGGACCTAGTAATCGAGGCAAATAAAGAGCAAATTTTAGAGTTTGCAAATAGCGTAGGCGTGGGCGGTCTTGCTATCACGCTGGTAAAAATGGCTAGCATCTCAAACATCGGCGTAAAATGTGAAGTTAAATTTAAAGAGCCAAATTTTATCTTTGATGAGAGCTTTTCAAGAGCGGTTGTGGGCGTGAAAGACGAGGCTAAATTTGAAGCGCTTGCGACTAAATTTGGTGTGAAATTTGAGAAGATCGGCGTTAGTGGAGGCAAGAGATTTAAGCTAAATGAGATAGATGAGAGCTTAGAGGACGTAAGAGAAATTTATCTAAATGAGTTTGCAAAAATCGTAAAAAAGGAGGACTAAGAGATGTTTTCTAAAAAGGAAAAAGTAAGCGGAGAAAAGGAAGTAGAGCAAAACGAGAAAAAGGGCGTGGCAAAACCGCCAGTGCTCTTTAGCGATACTCAAAATTTGATAAGTACGATCGAAAAAAGGCTAAATGCCCCTTTGATAACCTACTACAACTCAAACGCTGGTAATGTCTGCGGCAACGACGCAAGCGCAATGTATGAAATTTTAAAGGGTAAAAAGATAGACACTGCCTATCTTTTCATAAAAAGTGATGGCGGAAGCGGTATAGCCGCACTTAGGATCATTAGCACCCTTAGAAACTACTGCAAAAATTTAATAGCACTGATCCCATCAAACTGCGCTTCAGCTGCTACTATGATGGCGCTTGGCGCAAATGAGATCGTGATGGGCCCGCTTGCCTATCTAACGCCAGTTGATACATCGCTCAAGCACGAGCTAAGCCCTACAAACAAGGGCAACGAGCTAGTTAGTGTCTCTATGGACGAGCTTAGCCGTGTAGTCAAGCTCTGGAAAGAGCAGGACAAGGATAGACCAAACGACACAAACCCCTATAACTCGCTATATGAGTATATCCATCCGCTAGTTTTTGGTGCGGTTGATCGTGCTAGCTCGCTTTCGCTTAAAATTTGCTCTGAGCTACTTAGATATCACATAGATGATGATAAAAAGATCGTTGAAATTTCAGAGCGTCTAAACGCAGACTATCCAGCGCACGAGTATCCGATACTCTTTCGTGAGGCGCAGGAGATCGGTCTGCATGTCAAGAAAATGGACGATGATCTAAACGAGATGCTTCAGGAGCTAACGCTACTTTACTCAGAGATGGGACAGCGAGCCTTTACTGACTACGATGAGAACAGCTATCACGATAACAACATCGCAAACATCATCGAGACAAACGGCAAGCAAATTTACTATCAGATCGATAAAGACTGGTTTTATCGTCCTGAGGAGCGCCGCTGGAACGTGATGAACGACGAGAGCTCATGGCGCAAAAATGAGCTAGTAAATGGCAAGATAAAAAATACAATCTATCACTTGTGGTAATATGTCTGGAGTCCTGTTTTTACTGATATTAGGCGGTGCGATATTTTTATTTATGAATGTCCAAGCAGGTAGTAACCGCAAGAAACAAGCAAATGTAGATGAGGCTAAATTTCTAGTCTCACTGCTTGCAAAAGTCGCTAAAAGTGACGGCAGAGTTAGCGAGCTAGAGGCTAGGCTGATCACTCAAGTGCTTGATGATCTAAGCCAGAAAGTTAGCGGTGTTAGCGGCGTGCGTGAGTATCTAAAAGAGGTCTATAAGAGCCAAAAAGAAAATGTAGATAACGCCTATGAAACCGCCAGAAACTACAAGCGCGCGTTTAATCTAAACTACAATACCTGCGTGGCTAGGCTCACTTTTTTTCTAAATTTAGCCTATATAGACGGAGAATTTAACAAAAGCGAGCAAGATGTTATAAGAAATATCGCTTATGGATTTGGCATCGACAAAGAGACGCTTGATGAGATAATCTATAAATTTGATAGCTTCTATGGCTCAAGATTTGGAGCGGATCACGATGAGATGAGCCAAGAAAACGATGCATTTGAGGTTTTAGGACTTAGCAAAAATGCAAGCCTTGATGAGGTAAAGGCTCGCTACAAAGAGCTTGTGAGGCAGTATCACCCTGACATTTTGATGGGCAGGGGCGAGAGTAAAGAGATGATAGAGCGCTCTACTAAGAAGCTTCAGGAGATAAATGAGGCTTATGGGCGATTAAAAGAGAAATTTGGAGTTTAGATGAAGAAATTTGTGATTTTGCTTTTGGCTGTGGCTGGCTTTTGCAGAGAGCTAAACGTAAGCGATCTTGATGGAAATGAGATCAAATTTGAGCTAAAAGATAGCACGCTTTTTGAAAATAGCAAAAAGATCGGCGAATATAATAAGACAAGCGCTGCTAGCATCATCCTAGCTGGCAGTGATGGTGTTGAGGCTGATTTTAAGGCAGTTAGAGCTAAAAATTTAAATGAGTTTAAAGAGTATATATTTTCAGATGAGGGCGGCATAAAGGTGGTGAAATTTAGCGCTAAAAGCCCGATCTGCAAGGCATTTAGTAAAAAAGAGGCTGTAAATTTAAGCGTGCTAAGTTCAAGCTATTTTGGTGGCAAACAAATTTCAAACTATGCCTTTAGTGTGGATATCGCAGGTGGCGAGTTTCAAAATTTAGTTAAAAAGAGCCACTTTGCAGTAAATGCTAGCGGCAAAAGTTTAGAAAAACTAGAAAACATAACAGAAGAAAATATCAAAAAAGACACAGCGATGGGGCTACTGGTGCTTGAAAAAGCGATGTGTTTGGCGGAGAAATAAATTTAAAAAGGAAGACAAATGAAGGAAATTTTGTTAGCGGTTGTGATAGCGATAGGATTAAGCGGGTGTTTTGCTCCGCTAAAGCCTATGTATTTTAAGACGAAAGATAAGGTTGTCGAATATAGTTTTGACGACAAAGGTAAATTATATGAAGATGGAAAATTACTCGGAGACTACACTAATATCTCACGGGCAACACAGGTGTTGCTTAGAGATGATAGTGGCAAATCCTATGTGAATTTCAATGTTTATAAAACAAAAGGTGTGAAGTCGGCAACTATATATCTGTTTCAGCGAGGATCAGAATTTTCTACTATCATAACAAAGAGTAATGGCGATAGTATTTGTTACTCTTATATGGCAGGAGAGAATTTAGATATTAGTGGATTTGCAAGTGTTTATAATAAGCAAGATATACTTTTTTCATACACTTTTGAGGGCACGTTATACAAAAAAGAGTCTAAAATGCAAAAAATTAATGAATTGTATGTTAGTAGAAGTTTCTTGGATGCTAATGGTGGCGAGGAAAAATCAAAAGTGATTAGAGGAGAGATAATCAAACTATATGCTTCTTATAAGCTAAAATTTATAAGAGATATTTTGAGTAAAGAGTGTAGATAATAAAATTTAATAAAGGAGAAAAAATGAGAGCATTGCTTAGCGTTAGCGATAAAGAGGGCATTGTAGAGTTTGCAAAGGGGCTAGAAGAGCTTGGCTGGCAGATACTTTCAACTGGTGGCACCTATAAACTTTTAAAGGCTGAGGGCGTCAAAGCCACTGAGGTTAGCGAATTTACGGCGTCACCTGAGATGTTTGAGGGCAGGGTAAAGACCCTTCATCCAAAGATACATGGTGGCATCTTGCACAAACGCGATGACGCTACACACGTGGCTCAGGCAAAGGAGTATGGCATCGAGGGCATCGATCTAGTTTGCGTAAATTTATATCCATTTAAAGAGACTACGATTAGGACTGATGACTTTGCCGAGATCATCGAAAATATCGACATCGGCGGCCCAGCTATGGTAAGAAGTGCTGCTAAAAACTTTAAAGATGTGCTTATAGTCACAAGCATGCTTGATTATGATGAAATTTTAAAGCGCCTAAAAGAAAAAAGCGATGATTACGAGTTTAGAAGATCGCTGATGATAAAGGCGTTCGAGCATACAGCAGCCTATGACAGCATGATCGCAAACTATATGAATGATAGATTTAATGGCGGTTTTGGCGATGCTAGATTTATTGTGGGAAGCAAGGTTTTTGACACTAGATACGGCGAAAATCCTCACCAAAAAGGCGCGCTTTATGAGTTTGATTATTTCTTCACAAACAACTTTAGAGCCCTTAAAGGCGAGGCAAGTTTTAATAATATGACCGATATAAATGGCGCTTTAATGCTTGCAACTAGCTTTGATGACGCTCCGGCAGTGGCTATCATCAAGCACGCTAACCCTTGCGGCTTTGCGATAAAAGATACGCTGCTTGAGAGCTACGTGGCAGCGCTTAAGTGCGATCCGATCTCGGCATACGGCGGTGTGGTGGCGATAAATGGCACGCTTGATGAGGAGCTAGCTAAAAAGATAAATGAAATTTATGTTGAAGTAATCATCGCTGCAAATGTCGATGATGCCGCGCTTAAGGTGTTTGAGAGCAAAAAACGCATCAAAATTTTCACTCAGGATAATAAATTTTTAGTCCGCGCAAATGATAAATTTGACTTTAAGCACATCGATGGTGGATTTGTATTTCAAGAAAGAGACTTCGTAAAAGACGAAGAGCTTGAAAATATGAAACAAATGAGCAAGAAATTTGCAACTGGCAGTGAGCTAAAAGACGCTCAGATCGCTTGGAAAGTGGCTGCACTAACAAAGAGTAACTGCGTAGTTTATGTAAAAGATGGCGCGATGGTGGCTATTGGCATGGGTATGACTAGCCGTGTGGATGCTGCTCGTGCGGCCGTGGCAAAGGCAAAAGAGCTAAAGATCGATCTAAGTGGCTGCGTGCTTGCAAGCGAGGCGTTCTTCCCATTTAGAGACAGCATCGACATCGCTAGCAAAGTCGGAGTAAAATGCGTCATCGAGCCAGGGGGTAGCATCAGAGATGATGAGGTGATAGAGGCTGCTGACGAGCACGGCATGTCGCTATATTTCACCGGCGTTAGACACTTTTTACACTAAAATTTAGGGGCACTTTGCCCCTTACTTCACACTTTATAACTTTAAATTTTATATAATCCTTCAAAAAAGGAGCTCACATGAAAAAGATATTAAATTTTCTCTTGGTTTTGGTGGTATTTTTGGGTGTAAATTTGATGGCAAAAGATGAGTTTATAAAGGAGCAGACGATGGCAGGGCAAAATTTGAAAGAAATTTATTTAGCAGGTGGCTGCTTTTGGGGCATGCAGGGATATTTTAAAAAGATATTTGGCGTGGTGGATACAAAAGTGGGCTACGCAAATGGTAAGAGCGAGAGCACAAGCTACCGTGAGCTGCACGAGAGCGATCACGCCGAGACACTTTATGTGAAATTTGATGAAAACAGGGTCGCTTTGGCTGAAATTTTGGCTCATTTTTTTAGGGTGATCGACCCGACCTCGCTAAATAAACAGGGCAATGACGTCGGCAGGCAGTATAGAAGCGGGATTTACTATGTTAGTAAGGACGATCTGCCAGTTATTGAGAGCTTTATGAAGATAGAGCAAAAGAAATTTAAAGATAAGATCGTGGTTGAGGTCGCACCTCTTAAAAATTTTATCATTGCCGAGGAGTACCATCAAGACTATCTTGATAAAAACCCTTTTGGATACTGCCATATAGATCTAAATTTGGCAAGCAAGCCGCTTTACGATGAGGCTAAATTTAAGCCGCTTAGCAAAGAGGAGCTAAAGAAAAATTTAAGCAGCGAGCAGTATGCCGTGACGCAGGAGGCGGCGACTGAGAGGCCATATAGCAGCGAGTATGATAAATTTGACAAAAAGGGCATCTATGTTGATATCACCAGTGGCAAGCCGCTCTTTTCAAGCGCTGATAAATTTGATGCGGGGTGTGGCTGGCCAAGCTTTACAAAGCCTATCACAACAACGGCGCTTGCCTATAGCGAGGATAACTCTTTTATGATGAAAAGGGTTGAAGTTAGGTCTCAAAACAGCGACGCACACCTTGGACATGTCTTTGATGATGGACCAAGCGATAAGGGCGGGCTAAGGTACTGCATAAATGGCGCAAGCCTTAAATTTATACCGCTTGAAGATATGGCTAGACTCGGATACGAGGAGTTTATCCCTTACGTAAAGTAGCTTTTGTTGAAGCAAATCAATGGTTTGAAAAGTTTAATCAGAGTATAATTCTCCAAAATCAAAAGGAGAAAAAATGAGTGAATTTTTCAAAAACGCAGAGCAGTTTAGCGTCGATGGTGCGACGGTGCCGTTTTATAAATTTAGTGAAAATGGTGTAAGCTTTGTGGGCTTTGACTCACGTCCTTGCGTGCCGCCAGAGCCAATGATGAACGCGCTTTTGGCTATCAAATTTGCTGATAAAAATACAAAGATCGTGATGGTAAATCACAAATTTCCAGCTGGGCTCATCCCAAAGATAGAAAAGAGCTTTGACATTAAGCGCGAGGACCTTGAGGGCGGAGCTGTGAAGATGACTTTTAGCCTAAAAGAGGGTGCGAGCATAGAAAACATAGACAACAGCCTTTGCCATTAAGATGCTTTTAAACACTTATGCGCCGCCATTTAAGCTAGTTGGCGGCTACTTTATCGCTGGCATTTTTTTCTTAGTGCTTAGCGCCCCGTCCTTTTTTTACGCTGATTTTGAGGCGATTAGTTCGCTAAATACGGCTGGCTTTTTGCATATATTTTTCGTGGGCTTTGTGATAAGCATCATCATCGGAGCTCTCTATCAGCTAACCTCGGTCATCTTGGAAAAGCCATTTTTTACGGTCAAAGGAGCTATTTTAAATTTAGCCATCTTTTGCCTGTCGCTACTTGCTATGAGCTATGCGATGATATTTGGCGAGGCCAAAATTTTACAAATCAGCGCAGTTTTTCTCTTTGGCGCACTTCTCTTTTTTGGCTCAACCTATGCGCTAAGCTTTATGGGCAATCAAAAAAGAAGCTTTGCTGCCTTTGCGCTCTTTGCCTCGGCGATATTTTTGCTAGTTGGCATAACGCTTGGATTTTGCCTAGTGATGATACTTGGCGGCACGCTTATGCTTGATTTTACTATGACGCTAAAATTTCACGTATATTTTGTGCTGGGTTTTGTGCTTTTTGTGATACTTGGGGCTGCAAGCGTGCTTTTACCGATGTTTGCTTTGGCTCATGATCTTAAATTTACACTTAGCAAAGCCTCTCTTTCCTCTTATATTTTGGCTGGAGTTTTGCTGGCAATCGATGAAAATTTAGCTATTTTTGCGGTGGCTGTGGCGGCTTTGCTTTTTATAGCTCAGGCGTTTTACATACTGAAAAAGCGCGTGAGAAAGGCGTATGATTACTGGAACGTAAATATTGCTCTTTCACTGCTTGCTTTGCTTTGCGCTGCTATATTTATGATTTTTGAAAAGCTAAATTTGGCTGCATTTTTTATGATATATGGCTTTTTATTTGCTTTTATCGTGGCTCATCTTTATAAGATCGCGCCATTTCTCATCTGGTATCACTACGTAGCACCCTTTGTTGGCAAGGCAAAAGTACCGCTACTTGATGCGATGATACTAAAAAAAGCTGCATATTTTGCCATAGTATTTAATGCCATTTCTCTTGTGTGCTACTCTTTGGCGGTTAGCTTTGAGATGAGAAATTTGGTCTATGCAAGTATGATTTTTATGGCTTTAAGCATCATTTTACTTGCTGTAAATATGATAAATGTTTTTAAATTTACTGGTTTTAAAGGATAAAAAATGAAAGAAAAAATTTATGATGCTCTATCAAATATCGTCGATCCCGAGGTTGGCTTTGATATCGTTTCGCTTGGACTGATATACGACGTAAGCTGCGATGAAAACGGCAAAGCAAAGGTAACGATGACGCTTTCAACCAAGTCTTGCCCGCTTCATGAGATGATACTTGGCTGGGTTGAAACGGCTGTGCTTGGTGTAGAGGGTGTGAAAGAGTGCGAGATCGACCTAGTTTGGGAACCTGAGTGGAATATTCAAATGGCAAGTGATTTTGTAAAAGCACAGCTTGGAATTTGAAATTCATTATATGACTTGTAATTTAATGCTGGTAACTAAAAAATTCTGGAAATTAATAATGAGATAATTAGAGAGCAAAAAGCTCTCTACAAATTTTAAGGAGTTGTTTTTATTTAATTAATCCATTTGATGACGCATAAATGATGGAACATCAAGCTGTGCCATATAGTCCTCGTCAAAGCCACCACTTACTTTTTTAAGTCTTAGGATACGTTCTTTTTTTATGATGTCATTCGTATTGGATACTTGTGTATCTTCATTTTTCTCTACCTCTTGCTGAGATCCTTGAAAACCAGTTGCAATTATAGTAACCTCAACTTTGTTGTCTTCTATTTTGTCATCAGTTGTTGTGCCAAATATTATCTCAGCATCTTCATCTGCCGCCTCATGGATAATGCTCATTGCATTATAAATATCAGTTAATGGGCAGCTAGGACTAATTCTAAAGTGGACTAATATACCAAATGCACCGTTTATTGTCATGTTATCAAGAAGTGGCGATTGTATAGCATTTTTTATTGCTTCTTGTGCCGCATCTTCACCATTTGCTTCACCAACACCCATTAACGCTAAACCTCTATGACTCATAATTGTTCTGACATCAGCAAAGTCTAAATTTATATCGCTTTTTCCTGAATCAAGTACAATTGTGCTCATACCATTCACTGCTCTTGCAAGAACTTCATCCACCATTTCAAAGCTCTCTTTTATGCCTGCATTCTTATCAATAAGCGTTAAAAGTTTATCATTTGGAATAACAACAATAGAATCGCTTTCTTTTCTAAGTTCTTCTAATCCACAATCAGCTAATTTTCTACGTTTTTTACCTTCAAACATAAAAGGCATAGTTACAACAGCAACTGTTAATGCACCAATATCTTTAGCTGCTTGAGCCACTACTGGAGCAGCACCAGTTCCTGTGCCACCACCAAGACCAGTACCTATGAATACTATGTCGGATGTCTCAAGTGCGCTTTTTACTTCATCATAACTCTCTTCAGCTGCAGCTTTTCCTACTTCTGGTCTCATACCAGCGCCTAGACCTTTTGTTGTTTTCTCACCAAGTTGAATTTTTGTATGTGCTAGAGAATTTTCAAGAGCTTTAGCGTCTGTGTTGGCCACTATAAGGTCTATATTCAAATTTGGGTTAACTCTAATAATATGGTTGACCATATTACCACCACCACCACCTACACCTACAACTTTTATTTTTGCGCCGTAAATGCTTTTGTTTTCTTCTACTGTGAAGTTACTCATTTTTAGAATTCTCCTTAAAATAATTGTGTAATACTATGCCAAAATTTTGCAAAAGCATTTGGCTTTTTTTCTTGTTTACTAATATCTGCGATGTTAGCAAGTTCTTCTTTATTGTTTGAATCATCTAATGTATTTAGCCTAAAATTTATATCAGAAAGGCTATTGTCTTCTTCTGTGCTTTTATTTACGTCCTGTGCATTTTGAACTAAAATTTGTTTATTGTTATCTTCGTCAAAAACATTTCTAAAAGTTGCTTTTGGTTTTGAAATCGCTTCACCATGATATCTCATCTTTTTCTCTGAATCGATCTCATAAGGAGTAAAATCACCAGCACCATACAAGCAAAGTCCAATAGCACAAGAGTTTGCTGGATCTCTCAAAATTTCAAATAATCCATCCATCTCTTTTGGTTTAGCAATCCTAACAGGCATTTTGTCAAATATTGCAGACGCTAAATCTCTAATGCCGTCTAACTTTGTCATGCCTCCTGTTAAAATTATGCCAGCGCCAATACTATCTTTATATCCACTATCATCTAACATTTTTGCAAGTACCATAAGGGTTTCTTCTGCTCTTGCATAAATGACATTTGAAATAATATCTAGCGAAACTTCGTGGCTTTTTGCCTCATCACCAAGAATAGGTAGTTCTATTAGATCAACTGATTTATTTATTAAAGTACCATAGCCTAGTTTAATCTCTTCGGCTTTTGGTAGAGGGGTATGAAGTGCCATTGATAGATCGTTGGTAATATTTGCTGAACCGACTGGTAAAAATTCATTATATCTTATAGAATTCCCAGAGTGTACTACAAGATTGCAAGTAGCTCCTCCCATATCAACAAGAGCGGCACCTAGTTCTTTTTCATCTTTTGTGAGCGTTGATATTGCTGAAGCATATCCTGAAAGAACTATATTGTCCAATTGAACACCTGCTAAGTTTATAGCTTTTCTT is a window of Campylobacter concisus DNA encoding:
- the purL gene encoding phosphoribosylformylglycinamidine synthase subunit PurL, coding for MDKATIQAHKISDEEYEEILKILGREPNLLELGIFSAMWSEHCSYKSSKKYLNGFPTKAPWVIQGPGENAGVIDVGDGVAAVFKMESHNHPSFIEPFQGAATGVGGILRDVFTMGARVVANMNSLRFGEIRGESELAKKHRYLLKGSVAGIGHYGNCMGIPTIGGETTFDPSFNGNILINAFALGLCKSDEIFYGKAEGVGNPVIYVGSKTGRDGLGGAVMASDSFNDENKSLRPTVQVGDPFAEKLLMEACLELFKKDYIIGIQDMGAAGLTSSSFEMAGRSGSGMKMYLERVPMREVGMTPYELMLSESQERMLICAKKGYEQKVLEIFRKWDLDAEIIGEVTSSGVMQLYWHGELAGEIPIGPLSEAAPVLDRPVARPKYLDEIANLKIQNNVDNKTAFFKLLKEPEVLNKSFIYDQYDANIQTNTIKQPGHLGAASIRVKGTKKAVSMAAQCDPRANFVDPKIGAARAVAAAGRKVAMSGAVPLAITDCLNYGNPQNPEVMWQFKEGCEGIKEACRELNTPVVSGNVSLYNDTDGVSVYPTPAIVTVGVNEDANLNLKSTFLSEGRAIYLLGETSGEFAASLYAKALFNVVGGKLKEVDYKAERALWDLVIEANKEQILEFANSVGVGGLAITLVKMASISNIGVKCEVKFKEPNFIFDESFSRAVVGVKDEAKFEALATKFGVKFEKIGVSGGKRFKLNEIDESLEDVREIYLNEFAKIVKKED
- a CDS encoding SDH family Clp fold serine proteinase; translated protein: MFSKKEKVSGEKEVEQNEKKGVAKPPVLFSDTQNLISTIEKRLNAPLITYYNSNAGNVCGNDASAMYEILKGKKIDTAYLFIKSDGGSGIAALRIISTLRNYCKNLIALIPSNCASAATMMALGANEIVMGPLAYLTPVDTSLKHELSPTNKGNELVSVSMDELSRVVKLWKEQDKDRPNDTNPYNSLYEYIHPLVFGAVDRASSLSLKICSELLRYHIDDDKKIVEISERLNADYPAHEYPILFREAQEIGLHVKKMDDDLNEMLQELTLLYSEMGQRAFTDYDENSYHDNNIANIIETNGKQIYYQIDKDWFYRPEERRWNVMNDESSWRKNELVNGKIKNTIYHLW
- a CDS encoding TerB family tellurite resistance protein, yielding MSGVLFLLILGGAIFLFMNVQAGSNRKKQANVDEAKFLVSLLAKVAKSDGRVSELEARLITQVLDDLSQKVSGVSGVREYLKEVYKSQKENVDNAYETARNYKRAFNLNYNTCVARLTFFLNLAYIDGEFNKSEQDVIRNIAYGFGIDKETLDEIIYKFDSFYGSRFGADHDEMSQENDAFEVLGLSKNASLDEVKARYKELVRQYHPDILMGRGESKEMIERSTKKLQEINEAYGRLKEKFGV
- the purH gene encoding bifunctional phosphoribosylaminoimidazolecarboxamide formyltransferase/IMP cyclohydrolase, which codes for MRALLSVSDKEGIVEFAKGLEELGWQILSTGGTYKLLKAEGVKATEVSEFTASPEMFEGRVKTLHPKIHGGILHKRDDATHVAQAKEYGIEGIDLVCVNLYPFKETTIRTDDFAEIIENIDIGGPAMVRSAAKNFKDVLIVTSMLDYDEILKRLKEKSDDYEFRRSLMIKAFEHTAAYDSMIANYMNDRFNGGFGDARFIVGSKVFDTRYGENPHQKGALYEFDYFFTNNFRALKGEASFNNMTDINGALMLATSFDDAPAVAIIKHANPCGFAIKDTLLESYVAALKCDPISAYGGVVAINGTLDEELAKKINEIYVEVIIAANVDDAALKVFESKKRIKIFTQDNKFLVRANDKFDFKHIDGGFVFQERDFVKDEELENMKQMSKKFATGSELKDAQIAWKVAALTKSNCVVYVKDGAMVAIGMGMTSRVDAARAAVAKAKELKIDLSGCVLASEAFFPFRDSIDIASKVGVKCVIEPGGSIRDDEVIEAADEHGMSLYFTGVRHFLH
- the msrB gene encoding peptide-methionine (R)-S-oxide reductase MsrB, giving the protein MKKILNFLLVLVVFLGVNLMAKDEFIKEQTMAGQNLKEIYLAGGCFWGMQGYFKKIFGVVDTKVGYANGKSESTSYRELHESDHAETLYVKFDENRVALAEILAHFFRVIDPTSLNKQGNDVGRQYRSGIYYVSKDDLPVIESFMKIEQKKFKDKIVVEVAPLKNFIIAEEYHQDYLDKNPFGYCHIDLNLASKPLYDEAKFKPLSKEELKKNLSSEQYAVTQEAATERPYSSEYDKFDKKGIYVDITSGKPLFSSADKFDAGCGWPSFTKPITTTALAYSEDNSFMMKRVEVRSQNSDAHLGHVFDDGPSDKGGLRYCINGASLKFIPLEDMARLGYEEFIPYVK
- a CDS encoding peptidase M50, whose amino-acid sequence is MLLNTYAPPFKLVGGYFIAGIFFLVLSAPSFFYADFEAISSLNTAGFLHIFFVGFVISIIIGALYQLTSVILEKPFFTVKGAILNLAIFCLSLLAMSYAMIFGEAKILQISAVFLFGALLFFGSTYALSFMGNQKRSFAAFALFASAIFLLVGITLGFCLVMILGGTLMLDFTMTLKFHVYFVLGFVLFVILGAASVLLPMFALAHDLKFTLSKASLSSYILAGVLLAIDENLAIFAVAVAALLFIAQAFYILKKRVRKAYDYWNVNIALSLLALLCAAIFMIFEKLNLAAFFMIYGFLFAFIVAHLYKIAPFLIWYHYVAPFVGKAKVPLLDAMILKKAAYFAIVFNAISLVCYSLAVSFEMRNLVYASMIFMALSIILLAVNMINVFKFTGFKG
- a CDS encoding metal-sulfur cluster assembly factor; the protein is MKEKIYDALSNIVDPEVGFDIVSLGLIYDVSCDENGKAKVTMTLSTKSCPLHEMILGWVETAVLGVEGVKECEIDLVWEPEWNIQMASDFVKAQLGI
- the ftsZ gene encoding cell division protein FtsZ — encoded protein: MSNFTVEENKSIYGAKIKVVGVGGGGGNMVNHIIRVNPNLNIDLIVANTDAKALENSLAHTKIQLGEKTTKGLGAGMRPEVGKAAAEESYDEVKSALETSDIVFIGTGLGGGTGTGAAPVVAQAAKDIGALTVAVVTMPFMFEGKKRRKLADCGLEELRKESDSIVVIPNDKLLTLIDKNAGIKESFEMVDEVLARAVNGMSTIVLDSGKSDINLDFADVRTIMSHRGLALMGVGEANGEDAAQEAIKNAIQSPLLDNMTINGAFGILVHFRISPSCPLTDIYNAMSIIHEAADEDAEIIFGTTTDDKIEDNKVEVTIIATGFQGSQQEVEKNEDTQVSNTNDIIKKERILRLKKVSGGFDEDYMAQLDVPSFMRHQMD
- the ftsA gene encoding cell division protein FtsA, with the translated sequence MSTKILGIDVGSFQVCAIIAQHDESGIKIIGIGTEKTQGIRKGVITNIEQAAKSIKNALIEAQRVAGTHYERVIVSISGAYTKSVDSSGVVNIPNHEIGIKEIERAMQMADHTADIPHEYEKLHILPYNFKVDGQEHIEDPIGMNGTRLEVQTHIVTVQKSSISNLRKAINLAGVQLDNIVLSGYASAISTLTKDEKELGAALVDMGGATCNLVVHSGNSIRYNEFLPVGSANITNDLSMALHTPLPKAEEIKLGYGTLINKSVDLIELPILGDEAKSHEVSLDIISNVIYARAEETLMVLAKMLDDSGYKDSIGAGIILTGGMTKLDGIRDLASAIFDKMPVRIAKPKEMDGLFEILRDPANSCAIGLCLYGAGDFTPYEIDSEKKMRYHGEAISKPKATFRNVFDEDNNKQILVQNAQDVNKSTEEDNSLSDINFRLNTLDDSNNKEELANIADISKQEKKPNAFAKFWHSITQLF